Within Prosthecodimorpha staleyi, the genomic segment CTGGCGGATCATGACGGCCGATACGATCTGGGCATTCGTCGCGGATGCCCCGACACAGGCGGCAGACATCTTCGGTCGCATGTTGCCACCCCGCTGGAGCTACATTGATCAGCTTTGGGGCGCCATCTGGGACACGATCAACATCGCCACACTCGGGACGCTGATCGCCATCGGACTGGCCACCCCGCTCGCGTTTCTGGCCGCCCGCAATACCACGCCGAGCGTGCTTTTCCTCCGCCCGGTCGCGCTGTTCGCCATCGTCGCCTCGCGATCGATCAACGCGCTTATCTGGGGATTGCTGCTCGTGGCGGTGCTCGGCCCCGGTGTGCTTGCCGGCATCTTCGCGATCGCGCTCCGCTCCATTGGGTTCATCGGCAAACTGCTGTACGAAGCCATCGAAGAAATCGATGAAACACAGGTCGAGGCGATCCGAGCCACCGGGGCCGGGCAAATGCAGGTCATAGGCTACGGCATTTGGCCGCAAATCCTGCCCGCATTCGCGACGATCTGCGTATTCCGCTGGGATATCAACATCCGCGAATCCACCGTCCTCGGCCTCGTTGGCGCTGGCGGTCTCGGTCTGGCGCTTGAAGGTTCGCTGAATACACTCGCTTGGCCGCAAGTTTCGCTAATTCTGCTGATCATTCTGGTCACCGTTATACTCAGCGAATGGATCACCGCTCAAGTTCGTCGGATGATCATCTGATATATAACTCTGGAATGCAGAATGCGTGGCCATGCATTTGGCTTTCAGCGGGACGCAGTTGCAACTGTAAGGGGCCTGTCTGGTTAATTTCATTTAAATCGATTTGGAAAATCGTCGATGGCCGGAGCCGGTTGCGCAGCGATGGTGTGAGAGCGCTGGCGGGTATTTCTTTTCCAGGTTGTCGTAGTCGAGTTCGATCCAATTGGCGTCATGGATCGGGCGATTGGGAGAGCGTCGGCGATGCCGGGATTTTCGCTGATTTCATATCGGCGGTCGGCGCGGGCGAGCGTCGGGGCGGCGAAGAGGCGCGGCATGCGGTGGTGGACGGCGGAGCGGCCCTCTAAATTTCGCTGCCGGATCAACCGCCTCAGGTCGTCGCCCAAGACGTCTATTCGGATCGAAGATCCACGCCAGACCGATCGCCGCTTAAAGAAGCGTCCGGTGCCGATGGAAACTGATTTGCGGACATTCTTCGAAGCGCCCTGTCGGATGGTTACATGCGGCTGTCATGAAAATTCCATAGCGTCGATTTGAGCGTAGTCCCTTCGTGATCGTCCCCGAGCTTGCAGGCCAGGAACGACGGCGCATCGGGCATCGCAGCGCCATGGGATGGCCGATTCACGGCCCCGGTCGGACTCGGCGGCGCCGGCACCAACAATAGTGAGATTGAAGCATGATAAAATCACTGATCGGTATGGTGATGCTCGCCCTGGTCGGAGGGACGGCACAGGCCCAGGAATTGACGGTCTACACCGCGCTCGAGGCCGATCAGATCAAGGCCTATCAAGTCTCCTTCGAGAAGACCAACCCGACCATCAAGATCCGCTGGGTCCGGGACTCGACAGGCGTCGTCACGGCGAAGCTCCTCGCCGAGAAGGCCGCTCCGAAGGCCGACGTCGTGTTCGGCCTGGCCGCGACCTCCCTGATGCTGCTCGACAAGGAAGGCATGCTCCAGGGCTATGCGCCCGTCGGGCTCGACAAGATCAAGCGTTCGATGCGCGACCCGGCCGAACCGCCGAAGTGGGTCGGAATGGATATTTGGGCCTCGGCGCTCTGCTTCAACACGGTAGAGGCCGGGAAGAAGAACATATCGATGCCGGCCTCCTGGGCCGATCTCGTCAAGCCCGAGTACAAGGGCCAGATCGCGATGCCGAACCCGGCTTCGTCCGGCACGGGGTATTTGATGGTCGCCTTCTGGCTTCAGATGATGGGTGAAGAGGCCGGCTGGAAGTACATGGACGCTCTGCATCAGAACGTCGCCGCCTATACCCATTCCGGCTCAAAGCCCTGCCGCCAGGCCGCTGCCGGCGAGTATGCCGTCGGTCTGTCGTTCGAGTACCGCGCCAACAAGACCAAGAAGGATGGCGCTCCGATCGAGGCGATCCTGCCGAAGGAGGGTCTCGGTTGGGACATGGAGGCTTCGGCCATCATGGCCACGACGAAGAACGTTGAGGCCGCGCGCAAGCTTCTCGACTGGTCGGTCACCGAAGAGGCCAACAAGCTCTACTCGGAGAACTACGCCATCGTCGCCTATCCGGGCGTGCAGGCGAAGCTCGATCATGTGAAGGGCGACGTGGAAGCCATGCTCGGCAAGAACGACTTCGTCTGGTCGGCCGCCAACCGCGACCGCGTCCTCGCTGAATGGATGAAGCGCTACGACGGCAAGTCCGAGAAGAAGTGACGGGGATCGACCCTTCGGGCCTGGCGGGACGCCGTGTCGCACGGCTGTCGCCGGGCCCTTCGCTGTGCCGCAGCGGCGAGTGGCGACCCTGATCCTGCCATCCTGCGAAGCAAAGGGCTGAAGACATGTACGCTACCGCCGGGTCCGACGATCCCTATCTCGTGATCCGGGGCGTCACCAAGCGCTTCGGTCCTTTCACCGCCCTCCAGGACATCGACCTCGATATCCACAAAGGCGAGTTCGTTTCCTTCCTCGGCCCATCCGG encodes:
- the phnE gene encoding phosphonate ABC transporter, permease protein PhnE, which produces MAIVIGSDGARHWTLLTPGEQRWRWFGWLVLAALTVFCWRIMTADTIWAFVADAPTQAADIFGRMLPPRWSYIDQLWGAIWDTINIATLGTLIAIGLATPLAFLAARNTTPSVLFLRPVALFAIVASRSINALIWGLLLVAVLGPGVLAGIFAIALRSIGFIGKLLYEAIEEIDETQVEAIRATGAGQMQVIGYGIWPQILPAFATICVFRWDINIRESTVLGLVGAGGLGLALEGSLNTLAWPQVSLILLIILVTVILSEWITAQVRRMII
- a CDS encoding putative 2-aminoethylphosphonate ABC transporter substrate-binding protein, translated to MIKSLIGMVMLALVGGTAQAQELTVYTALEADQIKAYQVSFEKTNPTIKIRWVRDSTGVVTAKLLAEKAAPKADVVFGLAATSLMLLDKEGMLQGYAPVGLDKIKRSMRDPAEPPKWVGMDIWASALCFNTVEAGKKNISMPASWADLVKPEYKGQIAMPNPASSGTGYLMVAFWLQMMGEEAGWKYMDALHQNVAAYTHSGSKPCRQAAAGEYAVGLSFEYRANKTKKDGAPIEAILPKEGLGWDMEASAIMATTKNVEAARKLLDWSVTEEANKLYSENYAIVAYPGVQAKLDHVKGDVEAMLGKNDFVWSAANRDRVLAEWMKRYDGKSEKK